From Pan paniscus chromosome 9, NHGRI_mPanPan1-v2.0_pri, whole genome shotgun sequence, the proteins below share one genomic window:
- the LOC100983102 gene encoding olfactory receptor 51F2-like, translating into MSSFLNITSSSLLFFLTGVPGLEVAHAWISIPFCCLYITALSGNGVILFVIITESSIHEPMYYFLSMLSTTDLGLCVSTLVTMLGIFWFNARQISFHACVAQTFFIQLFTVMESSVLLAMAFNRFIAICNPLRYTTILTDSRIVKVWFAILVRGTVILLPLALLLKHLSFCQSHVLHHSYCFHPDIIQLSCSDNKINTVLGLTALIVTAGVDFIFILLSYILIIKTILSIASPEEQHKVFSTCISYIGAVAVFYIPLISLCFVHRFGKRAPPYAHTLMANAYLLIPPVMNPIIYSVKTKQIRRAIKKILFPKESVL; encoded by the coding sequence ATGTCATCTTTTCTTAACATCACTTCCTCTTCTCTGCTCTTTTTCCTGACTGGAGTTCCAGGACTAGAAGTTGCTCATGCCTGGATCTCCATCCCCTTCTGCTGTCTCTACATAACTGCTCTCTCTGGAAATGGTGTCATTCTATTTGTCATCATCACTGAGTCCAGTATCCACGAACCCATGTACTATTTCCTCTCTATGCTCTCAACCACTGACCTGGGCTTGTGTGTTTCGACACTAGTCACTATGCTGGGCATATTCTGGTTCAATGCAAGACAGATCAGTTTCCACGCCTGTGTTGCCCAGACGTTCTTCATTCAACTTTTTACTGTCATGGAGTCCTCAGTGCTTCTGGCAATGGCCTTTAATCGCTTCATTGCCATTTGTAACCCCCTGAGGTATACTACCATCTTGACTGATTCCAGGATCGTCAAAGTATGGTTTGCCATCCTTGTCAGGGGGACCGTGATCCTATTGCCTCTGGCCCTACTTCTTAAACATCTGTCCTTCTGCCAAAGTCATGTGCTCCATCATTCCTACTGTTTCCATCCTGATATCATCCAGCTGTCTTGTTCTGACAATAAGATCAACACTGTTTTAGGACTCACTGCCCTCATAGTTACTGCAGGAGTGGACTTCATCTTTATTCTTCTCTCCTATATCCTGATTATTAAGACCATCCTAAGCATTGCTTCCCCAGAGGAGCAGCATAAGGTCTTTAGCACTTGTATCTCCTACATAGGTGCTGTTGCCGTTTTCTACATCCCTCTCATTAGTTTGTGCTTTGTCCATAGGTTTGGGAAAAGAGCGCCTCCTTATGCCCACACTCTTATGGCCAATGCGTATTTGCTTATTCCACCAGTGATGAATCCTATTATTTATAGTGTGAAAACCAAGCAGATCCGTAGGGccattaaaaaaatcctttttccCAAGGAATCTGTGTTGTGA